The Bradyrhizobium sp. WSM471 genome includes the window GCTCGACGATGGCGCTGCTCTCGCCATGCCGCCGCACCCCCAGCACGATGCCTTCGTCGGTCCATTCCATGGGTGAAGTCTAGCGGATTCCGGTCTTCAATCGTAGGGCGGATGGCCGAAGGCCTAATCGGCCAATCGCGGATGCACTCCTGGAAGGTGAATTGCGCGCCGCCGATCCACCCGACACGGCCTCACGCGTTGAACCAGCCCTGCGCGTCGCCGCGGAACGAGAAATACAATCCCATCGCCGTCAGCACGCAGGAGACGATCTCGATGGCGCTGTCGAGTTCCATGCCCTTCTGGCCGATGATCTGGCCGAGCGAGATCACCGACAGCACGAGTGCTGCAGCCAGTACCCAGCGCGGCCAGTTCTTGCGCCCGCGCGCGGCCAGCCGGACGAAATAGACCAGCAGCAGGATCATGCCGCCGGCAAGCAGCGTCGACGTCATGATCATCTGTTCGGTCATCTCGGCATTCGGCGTGCGGTCCTGCACCGCCATCGACAAGGCATCCAGCATCAACGATGCATAGAGCAACGCTTCGAAGCGCCGTACGTTGCTGGGTACGCTCATCGCCAACCGATCTTTTCTTGGTTATTCTTTGGGAAATTCCAGGCCCATCTCGCGGTAGCGATCGGGATCGTCGCTCCAGTTCTCGCGCACCTTGACGAACAGGAACAGGTGCACCGGCACGCCCAGGATCTCGCCGATCTCCTTGCGCGAGTCCGCGCCGATCGACTTGATGGTGGCGCCGCCCGCGCCGAGCACGATCTTCCGCTGGCTCTCGCGCTCGACGAAAATCGTCTGCTCGATGCGCACCGACTTGTCCTTGCGCTCCTCCCACTTGTCGGTCTCGACGGTGGACTGGTAGGGCAATTCCTGGTGCAGCTTGCGAAAGATCTTCTCGCGGGTGATCTCGGCCGCAAGCTGCCGCATCGGCGCGTCCGACATCTGGTCTTCGGGATAGAGGAACGGCCCCGGCGGCACGATCTCGGCCAGCGTATGCCGGAGGTCGTCGACGCCGTCGCCGGAAATCGCCGCGATCATGAAGGTCTTTGCGAAGGCCATGCGCTCGTTGGCGGCCTGCGCCAGCGCCAGCAACTTCTCGCGCTGGACCAGGTCGACCTTGTTGATGACCAAAATCTTCTCGTGCTTGACGCTGGCGACCTTGGTGAGGATCGCCTCGGCTTCCTCGTCGATGCCGGCCTTGGCATCCAGCAGCACGCAGACGAGATCGGCGTCATGCGCGCCGCTCCAGGCGGTCGAGACCATGGCGCGGTCCAGCCGGCGCTTGGGCAGGAAGATGCCGGGCGTATCGACCAGGATGATCTGTGCGTTGTTCTCGATCACGATGCCGCGGATCAGCGCGCGCGTGGTCTGCACCTTGCGCGAGACGATCGTGACCTTGGCCCCGACCAGCGCATTGACCAGCGTGGATTTGCCGACGTTGGGCGCGCCGATCAGCGCGACGAAGCCGCAGCGCGTAGCAGTGGGCGCCTCGCCGCTTGCTTCAACCGTCATTGCCGCCGCCAACGCCTTCACGTTCAATCATCACTGAAGCTGCCACCTTCTCTGCCGCGCGCTTGCTGCCGCCGATGCCTTCCGCCGGAGCGAGTCCCGGAAGATCGACCGCGACGCGGAATTGCGGATCATGATGCGGGCCGGTGCGCTCGACCTCGCGATAAACGGGCGTCGGCAATCCCTTGCCCTGCGCCCATTCCTGGAGAACGGTCTTGGGATCGCGCAAGGGACGTCGCGGCTTGTGCATGCGCTCCGTCCAGTTGCGCTTGACGAAATCGGCCGCCGCCGCGTAGCCGCCGTCGAGGAAGACGGCGCCGATCACGGCCTCGCAGATGTCGCCGAGTACGCTCTTGCGCAGGCGCGCGTCGGCGCTGGAGCCGACCGAGCCGAGCTTGATGTCGTCGAGCAGACCGAGCGACTTGGCGACATCGGCGCAGCTCTCCTTGCGCACCAGTTCGGCAAGTCGCTTGGACAGCTCGCCTTCGTCGGCGTTCGGGAAGGTGTGATAGAGCATGTCGGAGACGACGAGCCCGAGCACGTGGTCACCGAGGAATTCCAGCCGCTGATAGCTGTCGCCGCGCTTGCGCCCGGACTTCAGCGCGGAGACATGCGTGATGCCTTGCATCAAGAGGTTCGGATCGGCAAAGCTGTAGCCGATGCGTGCCTCGAGCCCCGCATTCGCATCCGAGCCCCTGACCTTGCTGCTCCGCACCCGCTTCTTCTTCGCAGGCGTCTTGTTTTCAGGCGTCTTGCTTTCAAGGCTCTTGGTCGCAGCTTCGCCGTCGGGGCCCGCTTGCGCCTCGGTCGGCAGGGTCGCGATGTCCTTGGCTTCGTCTTTCATCGGACGATTTTGAAGAAGCGATTCCAGCGCACCGCCCACGGCCAGCGCCAGAACATCCAGGCATGCTCGCCTTCGGCGATCGAGAAGAAGATCATCTGGGCGCGCCCGATCAAATTCTCCTTCGGCACGTAGCCGACCTGACCAAGGAAGCGGCTGTCGGTCGAGTTGTCGCGGTTGTCGCCCATCATGAAGAAATGGCCGGTCGGCACAGTGTAGACGTTGGTGTTGTCCACGTAGCCGTTGTCGGCACAGTCCAGCGTCTCGTAGGACACGCCGTTCGGCAGCGTTTCCTTCCAGCGCTTCACCCGGGAGACGCCGCTGCCTTCGGCGCCGCAGGGGTCCTCGCCGACAAATTCGCTCATGCGCTGCCGCTCGACCGGCGTGTCGTTGATGTAGAGCAGCCCGTCCCGCATCTGGATGCGGTCGCCGGGAAGGCCGATCACGCGCTTGATGTAGTCGGTGGAATCGTCCTTCGGCAGGCGGAACACGACGATGTCGCCGCGGTTCGGGTCCGAGCCCCAGATCCGCCCCGAGAACAGCGGCGGCGAGAACGGGATCGAGTAGTGGCTGTAGCCGTAGGAATATTTCGAGACGAACAGATAGTCGCCGACCAGCAGCGTCGCCTTCATCGAGCCGGATGGGATGTTGAACGGCTGGAACAGGAAGGTGCGGATCACCAGCGCAATCAGGAGAGCGTGGATCACGACCCGGATCGTTTCGCCGACGCCGCTCTCAGTTTTCGTTCCTGAAGTCACGCTCATTGCTCTCTCAATTCCGGCGGGCGGTCACAGCGCGCCCTCCTCGCGCGAGCAGCCCATCGCTCGCGGCCCAAGGAGATTGTCCTGATTCTGATAATGAGGGCCAATTCCGGCGTAAAGCCGAATTCGCCCAGCCTGATTTGCGTCCGCGGACTTTTAGACGGTTGTCGGAGGCCACGCAATCAAGGATCGCATCAAAACTGCATAAGCGTTTGATTTTGAATGCGAATTATAAAATGATCGGAGTGGCGTCAGGGTTTGGCCAGCGGCACGGCGGAAATGATGACGAAGGCCTGTGCCAACGGCCAGTCATCGGTGATCGACAGGTCGATCTGCGCCGCGAACCCTTCCGGCGTCAGGGCCTGGAGCCGGGCCAGCGCCCCGCCCGTCAATTGCATGGTTGGCCGCCCTCCCGGCAGGTTGACCACCCCCATGTCGCGCCACCACACGCCGCGCCTGATGCCGGTGCCGAGCGCCTTGGAACAGGCCTCCTTGGCGGCGAAGCGCTTGGCGTAGGTTGCCACCACCATCTTCTCGTTCTTGGCGCGCCGCTCCGCCTTGGCCCGCTCCGCCGCGGTGAAGATGCGGTCGAGGAAGCGCTCGCCATGGCGATCGATCACCTTGCCGACACGGGTGATGTCGATCAGATCGGAGCCGATGCCGATGATCATGCCCGGCTCCGGCCGCGGTCCATCGCCGCGCGCATGCTGCGAACCGTCTCGGCGAGACCGACGAACAGGGCTTCGCCGATCATGTAGTAGCCGATGTTGAGCTCCATGATCTCCGGCAAGCCGGCGATCGTCTCCGCCGTCGCGTAGTCCAACCCGTGTCCGGCGTGAACCTCCAGCCCCGCTTCCCTCGCCAGCTTCGCCCCTGCCACGATCCGCCGCCATTCGGCCTCGGCCTTGTCGGCGTGACCGTCGACGACGGCGTCGCACCAGGCGCCGGTGTGGATCTCGATCACAGGCGCGCGCAGCCGCGCTGCCATCTCGATCTGGGCGGGATCGGCCGCGATGAACAGCGACACCCGGATGCCAGCATCGTTCAGCCGCGCGATATAAGGCGCCAGCGCATTGTGCTGGCCGACGACGTCGAGCCCGCCTTCGGTCGTCACCTCCTGGCGCCGCTCCGGCACGAGGCACACCGCGTGCGGCCTGGTGGCGAGCGAAATCCGCATCATGTCCTCGGTCGCCGCCATCTCGAAATTGAGCGGCTTGGAGATCTCGGCTTTCAGCCGCGCCATGTCCTCGTCGCGGATGTGCCGGCGATCCTCGCGCAAATGAGCGGTGATGCCGTCGGCGCCGGCCTCGATCGCCAGCAGCGCCGCGCGCACCGGATCGGGATTGCGGCCGCCGCGCGCGTTACGCAGGGTCGCGACATGGTCGACATTGACGCCGAGGCGGAGCGGAGGTGCAGGCATTTCAGGACTCACGGAATCATAGGAATAGACAAGACGGAAGGCGTCTATCCATTAACACGTTCGGCGCGGGCGACGACCGCCTTCGCGCGCAGCTGGGCCAGGATCGCGCTCAAATGCTTGAGATCGTAGACTTCGAGATCGATCGTCGTCTCCGTGAAATCCGGTGAGCGGCGCTGCATGCTGATGTTGTCGATGTTGCCGTCGTGCTCGGCGATCACGGTCGCGATCTGCGCCAACGCACCGGGCTCGTTGACGTTCTCGACCTTGATACGGGCCGGGAAGCGCTGCGGCGCGGAGTCCTCGATGTCCCAGCGCACGTCGAGCCAGCGCTCCGGCTCTTCCTCGAAATCCTTCAGGGCCGGCGCCTGGATCGGGTAGATGGTGATGCCCTCGCCCGGCGTGACGATGCCGACGATGCGGTCACCGGGCACAGCGCCGCCGTTCGGCGCGAACTTCACCGGCAGGTCGGAATTGATGCCGCGGATCGGGATCGCGACCGGGCTGCGCGGTGGTTCGGACGACTTCTCCTTGAGCTTGGCGGCAAGCCCCTTCTTGACGCCGTAGCGCGCGATGCGCTCCTCCTTGTAGTCGGGATACATCGCACGCGCGACGTGGGAGGCCTTGATCTCGCCGCGTCCCACAGCCGCCATGACGTCCTCGATCGAGGTTCGTGCCAGTCGCGGCAGCGCGCCCTTGAGCTTGTCGTCGGCGTATTCGATCTTGGCTCGCTCGAACAGGCGCTCGACGATGCGCCGGCCGAGGCCGACATATTGATCGCGCACCGCAGTCCTGGTGGCGCGGCGGATCGCGGCGCGCGCCTTGCCGGTGACCGCGAGCGTTTCCCAGGCGGACGGCGGCGCCGCTTGCGCTTCCGAGGTCAGCACCTCGACCTCGTCGCCGTTCTGGAGCTCCGAGGACAGCGGCGCAAACTGGCCGTTGATCTTGCAGCCCACCGCGCTGTTGCCGACGTCGGTATGCACGGCATAGGCGAAGTCGATCACGTTGGCGTGGCGCGGCAGCGCGATCAGCTTGCCCTTCGGGGTGAAGCAGAACACCTGGTCGTGGAACAGCTCGAGCTTGGTGTGCTCGAGGAATTCCTCGGGGTTGGCGCTCTCCGAGAGGATGCCGATGGTGTGGCGCAACCAGGCGAACGCATTGGACTCCCGCTTGAGGAATTCGGTCGGCGAGCCCACGCCTTCCTTGTAGAACACGTGCGCGGCGATGCCGCGCTCGGCGATCTGGTCCATCGCCTCGGTGCGGATTTGCAACTCGACCCGCTGGTTGCCGGGGCCGATCACGGTGGTGTGGATCGAGCGGTAGTCGTTCTGCTTCGGCGTCGAGATGTAATCCTTGAACCGCCCGGGCACGACAGGCCAGTTGGTGTGGACGATGCCGAGCGCGCGGTAGCAAGCCTCGATGTCGTTGACGACGACGCGGAAGCCGAAGATGTCGGACAATTGCTCGAAGCCGACCGACTTGCGCTCCATCTTGGTCCAGATCGAGAATGGCTTCTTGCGCCGGCCATAGACCCGCGCCCCCAGGCCCCGATGGCGCAGATTGTTGGAGAGCTGGTCCTCGATTTCGCCGATCAGATTGCGGTTGCGCTCGGCCAGCGCATCGAGCCGCTGCATCACCACCGAATAGGCTTCCGGGTCGAGGGTCCGGAACGACAGGTCCTCCAGCTCCTCGCGCATCTCCTGCATGCCCATGCGCCCGGCCAGCGGCGCATAAATGTCGAGCGTCTCCTCGGCAATGCGCCGTCGCGATTCCGTCGGCACGAAGTCCAGCGTGCGCATGTTGTGCAGGCGGTCGGCGAGCTTCACCAGGAGCACGCGGACGTCGTCGGCAATCGCCAGCAACAATTTGCGCAGATTCTCGGCCTGCTTGGCCTCCCGCGACACCAGCTCCAGCCGCTTCAGCTTGGTCAGGCCCTCGACGAGCGCGCCGATCTCGGGCCCGAAGATCTGGTCGATCTCGGCCCGCGTCGCTTCCGTGTCCTCGATCGTGTCGTGCAGCAGCGCAGCCACGATGGTGGCGTCGTCGAGCTTCAGGTCGGTGAGAATCGCCGCCACTTCGAGCGGATGGGAGAAGTACGGGTCGCCCGAGGCGCGGGTCTGCGAGCCGTGCGCCTTCATGGCGTAGACATAGGCGCGGTTCAGCAGATCTTCGTCGGTGTTGGGATTGTAGGACCTGACGCGCTCGACGAGGTCATATTGACGCATCATGCGGGCGCGAGGCTTCGCCGGGCGCGCCACCGGCGCAGTCGGGGCCACGGCAACCGATTCGGTTGCGGCCTGCATCTGCGTTGGTGTGCGGCGTCGATATACCATGCCGTCCTGCCTTCAAACGGACCACGACACGGCCCGTTGTATACATCTTAGCTCCGATCGCGCGCGTGTCCGATCAATTCAGTGACAGGGACAGGCGCGAACCGACGACGCTATGGTAACCACGAAAACGCCAACAAAAGCAAAGGCCCGAACGACGGTTCGGGCCTTTGATCAGATCACAAAGAAGTCGATGAGAGCGACGGGACGATTTACTCGTCTTCCTCGGGCTGCTCCTCGGGCGGCGCGAGGCCTTCGAGACCCTTCAGGAGCTCTTCTTCCGTCATGCGCTCAACCGCGACTTCCGTATCGTCTGCATCCACGCTTGCACCGGCGGAACCGATCAGCGGCACAGTGTCCGGCTCGGGCTCGTCGACCTCGACGAACTTCTGCAGCGAGTGCACCAGCTCCTCGCGGAGGTCTTCCGGCGAAATGGTGGTCTCTGCAATTTCGCGCAAAGACACAACAGGGTTCTTGTCGTTATCGCGGTCAACCGTTAGTTGTGAACCAGACGAAATCATGCGGGCCCGGTGGGCGGCCAGCAGGACCAGGTCAAACCGGTTGTCGACCTTGTCGATACAATCTTCTACGGTGACGCGAGCCATCGACTGTCGCTCCGTTGTGGGTGGGACGAAATATGTGGATGAATGCCGCTAGTTATAGGGGCCGGGAGGGTTTCGCAAGGCCAATTTGTGATTTGGCCTCGCCAAACGGCTCTGCTACCCCCACATTGGGGCTGGGATGGGTGGTTTCGCGGTCTGCCGGCGACGGCGGCGCCGGGTCTGTGCAAGTTGGCCATAACTATACCTTGATTGCCCCGACTTCTCCGGATTTGCGGTTTCGACGGGTTTCGGCGGGACTTTAGAAGTGCGCGGCTTGCTGTCGCCGCGCCAACAATAAACGATCAATCACGAACTCTACGCGAGCAAACTGAATGTCACCTTCCTCTACCGACAAGATCGCGCTCTTCATCGATGGAGCCAATCTCTACGCGACGGCGAAAACTCTGGGCTTCGACATCGATTACAAGCGCCTGCTGAAGGAGTTTCAGAGCCGCGGGACGCTGCTTAGGGCGTTCTACTACACCGCGATCATCGAGGATCAGGAGTACTCCTCGATCCGGCCGCTGATCGACTGGCTCGACTACAACGGCTACACCGTCGTCACCAAGGCGACCAAGGAGTTCATCGACGCCTCCGGCCGCCGCAAGGTCAAGGGCAACATGGACATCGAGCTCGCCGTGAACGCCATGGAGCTCGCCGAGCACATCGACCAGATGGTCCTGTTCTCGGGTGACGGCGACTTCCGCTCCCTGGTCGAGGCCGTTCAGCGCCGCGGCGTGCGGGTCACCGTGATTTCCACGATCGCCAGCCAGCCGCCGATGATCGCGGACGAGCTGCGCCGCCAGGCCGACGTCTTCACCGACCTCGTCGAGCTGCAGTCCAAGCTCGGCCGCGACCCGTCCGAACGCCCCGCCCCGCGTGACCGCGGCGATCGCGAGGCGCGCCACCACGCTCCGCAGTTCCTCCAGCGCGCAACCACGATGGCGCCGGCGAGGGGCGATGACGACTTCGAGGAGTGAGGCGGCCCGGTCAAGCCGCCAGCCTCTCAGCCTCGTCCCCGACCGTGACTGTCCGCTCTGTCCGCGCCTGGTCGCCTTTCGCGAGGCGAACCGCGCGCGCGAGCCATTGTGGCACAATGCACCGGTTGCGCCTTTCGGCGACATCAAGGCGCGCCTGCTGATCGTCGGCCTTGCGCCGGGGATGCAGGGCGCCAACCGCACCGGCCGTCCCTTCACCGGAGATTATGCCGGCGACCTGCTCTACGCCACGCTGCTCGAATACGGCTTCGCCAAGGGCCAATATCAGGCGCGTCCCGACGACGGCCTGAAGCTGGTCGACTGCCGGATCGCCAATGCGGTGCATTGCGTGCCGCCGCAGAACAAGCCGTTGCCGGTCGAGATCAACACCTGCCGGCAGTTCCTCGCGGCGAATCTCGCAACGATGCCGAACCTGCGCGCGATCGTCGCCCTCGGGCGCATTGCGCACGACACCGTGCTCAAGCCGCTGAACCTGAAGGGATCGCAAGCCCCCTTCGGCCACGGCGCCGTGCATCAGGCCGGCGCATTCAGCCTGTACGACAGCTATCACTGCTCCCGCTACAACACGAACACCCGCGTGCTGACGCCGGACATGTTCCGCTCCGTGTTCGCGAAGGTGAAGGCCGACCTCGACTAATCCTTCGACAAGCCCTTGGCCGGATTGGCCTTCAGCCAGTCCAGGACATCGCCGGCGTTCCGGTCGGGCGGAAACACCGGATAGAACGCATGCGTGATCCTGGCGTCGTCGATGATCAGCGCGAGGCGCTTGATCAACGTCAGGCCGGCGACCTCCATCGTCGGCAAATTCAGGGCGCGCGTCAGCGCCAGCTTCTCGTCCGAGAGCACCGGGAACGGCAGATGCAGCCGCGAGGCCATCTCGGTCTGGTATGCGTTGCTTTGGGTCGAGAGGCCGTACACCTGCGCGGCGCCGGCGGCCTTCAGCTCGGCGAAC containing:
- the era gene encoding GTPase Era; its protein translation is MTVEASGEAPTATRCGFVALIGAPNVGKSTLVNALVGAKVTIVSRKVQTTRALIRGIVIENNAQIILVDTPGIFLPKRRLDRAMVSTAWSGAHDADLVCVLLDAKAGIDEEAEAILTKVASVKHEKILVINKVDLVQREKLLALAQAANERMAFAKTFMIAAISGDGVDDLRHTLAEIVPPGPFLYPEDQMSDAPMRQLAAEITREKIFRKLHQELPYQSTVETDKWEERKDKSVRIEQTIFVERESQRKIVLGAGGATIKSIGADSRKEIGEILGVPVHLFLFVKVRENWSDDPDRYREMGLEFPKE
- the rnc gene encoding ribonuclease III — translated: MKDEAKDIATLPTEAQAGPDGEAATKSLESKTPENKTPAKKKRVRSSKVRGSDANAGLEARIGYSFADPNLLMQGITHVSALKSGRKRGDSYQRLEFLGDHVLGLVVSDMLYHTFPNADEGELSKRLAELVRKESCADVAKSLGLLDDIKLGSVGSSADARLRKSVLGDICEAVIGAVFLDGGYAAAADFVKRNWTERMHKPRRPLRDPKTVLQEWAQGKGLPTPVYREVERTGPHHDPQFRVAVDLPGLAPAEGIGGSKRAAEKVAASVMIEREGVGGGNDG
- the lepB gene encoding signal peptidase I, whose translation is MSVTSGTKTESGVGETIRVVIHALLIALVIRTFLFQPFNIPSGSMKATLLVGDYLFVSKYSYGYSHYSIPFSPPLFSGRIWGSDPNRGDIVVFRLPKDDSTDYIKRVIGLPGDRIQMRDGLLYINDTPVERQRMSEFVGEDPCGAEGSGVSRVKRWKETLPNGVSYETLDCADNGYVDNTNVYTVPTGHFFMMGDNRDNSTDSRFLGQVGYVPKENLIGRAQMIFFSIAEGEHAWMFWRWPWAVRWNRFFKIVR
- the acpS gene encoding holo-ACP synthase, translating into MIIGIGSDLIDITRVGKVIDRHGERFLDRIFTAAERAKAERRAKNEKMVVATYAKRFAAKEACSKALGTGIRRGVWWRDMGVVNLPGGRPTMQLTGGALARLQALTPEGFAAQIDLSITDDWPLAQAFVIISAVPLAKP
- a CDS encoding pyridoxine 5'-phosphate synthase; protein product: MPAPPLRLGVNVDHVATLRNARGGRNPDPVRAALLAIEAGADGITAHLREDRRHIRDEDMARLKAEISKPLNFEMAATEDMMRISLATRPHAVCLVPERRQEVTTEGGLDVVGQHNALAPYIARLNDAGIRVSLFIAADPAQIEMAARLRAPVIEIHTGAWCDAVVDGHADKAEAEWRRIVAGAKLAREAGLEVHAGHGLDYATAETIAGLPEIMELNIGYYMIGEALFVGLAETVRSMRAAMDRGRSRA
- a CDS encoding bifunctional (p)ppGpp synthetase/guanosine-3',5'-bis(diphosphate) 3'-pyrophosphohydrolase, encoding MVYRRRTPTQMQAATESVAVAPTAPVARPAKPRARMMRQYDLVERVRSYNPNTDEDLLNRAYVYAMKAHGSQTRASGDPYFSHPLEVAAILTDLKLDDATIVAALLHDTIEDTEATRAEIDQIFGPEIGALVEGLTKLKRLELVSREAKQAENLRKLLLAIADDVRVLLVKLADRLHNMRTLDFVPTESRRRIAEETLDIYAPLAGRMGMQEMREELEDLSFRTLDPEAYSVVMQRLDALAERNRNLIGEIEDQLSNNLRHRGLGARVYGRRKKPFSIWTKMERKSVGFEQLSDIFGFRVVVNDIEACYRALGIVHTNWPVVPGRFKDYISTPKQNDYRSIHTTVIGPGNQRVELQIRTEAMDQIAERGIAAHVFYKEGVGSPTEFLKRESNAFAWLRHTIGILSESANPEEFLEHTKLELFHDQVFCFTPKGKLIALPRHANVIDFAYAVHTDVGNSAVGCKINGQFAPLSSELQNGDEVEVLTSEAQAAPPSAWETLAVTGKARAAIRRATRTAVRDQYVGLGRRIVERLFERAKIEYADDKLKGALPRLARTSIEDVMAAVGRGEIKASHVARAMYPDYKEERIARYGVKKGLAAKLKEKSSEPPRSPVAIPIRGINSDLPVKFAPNGGAVPGDRIVGIVTPGEGITIYPIQAPALKDFEEEPERWLDVRWDIEDSAPQRFPARIKVENVNEPGALAQIATVIAEHDGNIDNISMQRRSPDFTETTIDLEVYDLKHLSAILAQLRAKAVVARAERVNG
- the rpoZ gene encoding DNA-directed RNA polymerase subunit omega, giving the protein MARVTVEDCIDKVDNRFDLVLLAAHRARMISSGSQLTVDRDNDKNPVVSLREIAETTISPEDLREELVHSLQKFVEVDEPEPDTVPLIGSAGASVDADDTEVAVERMTEEELLKGLEGLAPPEEQPEEDE
- a CDS encoding NYN domain-containing protein codes for the protein MSPSSTDKIALFIDGANLYATAKTLGFDIDYKRLLKEFQSRGTLLRAFYYTAIIEDQEYSSIRPLIDWLDYNGYTVVTKATKEFIDASGRRKVKGNMDIELAVNAMELAEHIDQMVLFSGDGDFRSLVEAVQRRGVRVTVISTIASQPPMIADELRRQADVFTDLVELQSKLGRDPSERPAPRDRGDREARHHAPQFLQRATTMAPARGDDDFEE
- a CDS encoding uracil-DNA glycosylase, which codes for MTTSRSEAARSSRQPLSLVPDRDCPLCPRLVAFREANRAREPLWHNAPVAPFGDIKARLLIVGLAPGMQGANRTGRPFTGDYAGDLLYATLLEYGFAKGQYQARPDDGLKLVDCRIANAVHCVPPQNKPLPVEINTCRQFLAANLATMPNLRAIVALGRIAHDTVLKPLNLKGSQAPFGHGAVHQAGAFSLYDSYHCSRYNTNTRVLTPDMFRSVFAKVKADLD
- a CDS encoding peroxiredoxin; translation: MTQRNLLEVDWTRIPAPADDGGAAHLKGMTLPPVSLLATDDTSVALSALRGRTVVFAYPRTGEPGKIALVDDWDMIPGARGCTPQTCAFRDLFAELKAAGAAQVYGLSTQSNAYQTEMASRLHLPFPVLSDEKLALTRALNLPTMEVAGLTLIKRLALIIDDARITHAFYPVFPPDRNAGDVLDWLKANPAKGLSKD